In one Umezawaea sp. Da 62-37 genomic region, the following are encoded:
- a CDS encoding LD-carboxypeptidase translates to MTDSAEPRLLRPRALKPGDLVVIASLSGPLHAVYEPDLEQAVVVLERMGFRVRRAPLLEAGRRRWWSAATPAEIAEEFNVLLRDPEVRAIIAHDGGQTVLGYLDLIDVEAVIADPKPILGYSDISLLHLVLYARTGLVGFHADLATPGLGGHWQAATAGRRAELEALYSTLLTSTEPIGALPTSPTWECWRAGRAEGPLIGGVINRIVLAQATPYALPLDRFDGAVLFWEEMGGLASYVWSYLHVMRHCGILDRISGMVVGVPHAIDGLDTPDASPSLAEIVLDVLGDRDIPVLGNVEIGHAGPNLPMPVGIRVGLDAGQRTLSLLEPAVRPLNGSVPSGIAAGASDGARERPRGR, encoded by the coding sequence GTGACCGATTCCGCTGAGCCTCGACTGCTTCGACCTCGCGCCCTCAAGCCAGGCGATCTCGTCGTCATCGCATCGCTGTCCGGACCGCTGCACGCCGTCTACGAGCCCGACCTCGAGCAGGCGGTGGTCGTGCTGGAGCGGATGGGGTTCCGCGTGCGCCGGGCACCGCTGCTCGAAGCGGGGCGGCGGCGTTGGTGGAGCGCTGCCACGCCGGCGGAGATCGCCGAGGAGTTCAACGTTCTTCTGCGGGATCCCGAGGTGCGCGCGATCATCGCGCACGACGGCGGTCAGACGGTGCTCGGTTACCTCGACCTGATCGACGTCGAGGCCGTGATCGCCGACCCCAAACCGATCCTCGGCTACAGCGACATCTCGCTGCTGCACCTGGTCCTCTACGCGCGGACGGGCCTGGTCGGGTTCCACGCCGACCTGGCCACCCCCGGACTCGGCGGGCACTGGCAGGCCGCGACCGCGGGGCGCCGAGCGGAACTGGAGGCGCTCTACTCGACGTTGCTGACCAGCACCGAGCCGATCGGCGCGCTGCCCACCAGCCCGACGTGGGAGTGCTGGCGTGCCGGTCGTGCCGAAGGTCCGCTGATCGGCGGGGTGATCAACCGGATCGTGCTGGCGCAGGCAACGCCGTACGCGCTGCCGCTCGACCGGTTCGACGGCGCGGTGCTGTTCTGGGAGGAGATGGGCGGCCTGGCGTCGTACGTGTGGAGCTACCTGCATGTAATGCGCCACTGCGGAATCCTCGATCGGATCTCCGGCATGGTCGTGGGCGTCCCCCACGCGATCGACGGCCTCGACACGCCGGACGCGTCCCCGAGCCTCGCCGAGATAGTCCTCGACGTCCTCGGCGACCGCGACATCCCGGTCCTGGGCAACGTCGAGATCGGGCACGCGGGCCCGAACCTGCCGATGCCGGTCGGCATCCGCGTCGGCCTCGACGCGGGACAGCGGACGTTGTCGCTGCTCGAACCGGCGGTACGGCCGCTCAACGGGTCAGTCCCAAGTGGAATCGCAGCAGGTGCGTCTGATGGGGCCCGAGAACGGCCTCGTGGTCGGTGA
- a CDS encoding SRPBCC family protein — MNAQRGFARGIGTAALGTVMLLSVQAPATAANSGPRQVCRGVTVDKTAPVISRASVLIKAPLAEVWRLHADIDNWEGWIPEITPAHKKTPGPLRPGSVFTWSPQNMNVESTIKTITPLRCTAWGAPVNGITGVHLWTFKQTSDGVLATTEESWAGPPVEADIPGNQTNLDQGLTDWAHRLKDTAESRSDHH, encoded by the coding sequence ATGAATGCACAACGCGGATTCGCACGTGGCATCGGCACCGCAGCACTGGGCACGGTGATGCTCCTGTCGGTCCAGGCACCGGCCACGGCCGCCAACTCCGGGCCCCGCCAGGTGTGCCGGGGCGTCACGGTCGACAAGACCGCTCCGGTGATCAGCCGCGCCAGCGTTCTCATCAAGGCACCGCTCGCCGAGGTGTGGCGCCTGCACGCCGACATCGACAACTGGGAGGGCTGGATCCCCGAGATCACCCCGGCGCACAAGAAAACGCCAGGACCGCTGCGACCGGGCTCGGTCTTCACCTGGTCTCCGCAGAACATGAACGTCGAGTCGACGATCAAGACGATCACACCACTGCGCTGCACCGCCTGGGGCGCACCCGTGAACGGCATCACCGGCGTACACCTCTGGACCTTCAAGCAAACCAGCGACGGCGTCCTCGCGACCACCGAGGAATCCTGGGCAGGCCCTCCCGTCGAAGCCGACATCCCCGGCAACCAGACCAACCTCGACCAGGGCCTCACCGACTGGGCGCACAGGCTGAAGGACACCGCCGAGTCGCGGTCCGATCACCACTGA